The DNA region AGGCCTGGACCCGGTCGAGGACCTTCGGCGCGCTCCCGTCCAGGAAGCACTCGGGGCGCAGCGTGAGGTGGGCCGAGACGGTGGGCAGGCCGGAGGTGACGGTCCAGGCGTGCAGGTCGTGCACGTCGACCACGTCCTCGACCTCGAGCAGGTGCTGGCGCAGATCCTCGACGACGACCTCCGCCGGCGCACCCTCGAGCAGGATCCGGCCGCTGTCGCGGAGCAGACACACACCTGCGTACGTCATCAGGGCGACGACCACGAGCGAGGCCACCGGGTCCGCGCGGGTCCAGCCGGTGAGGAGGATGACGACGGCAGCGACGAGGGTGCCGATGAAGCCGTAGAGGTCGGAGAGGACGTGCTGGTAGGCGCCCTCGACGTTGAGCGAGGTGCGGTTGGCGCGCGCCATCAGGGCCGCGGCGATCACGTTGACGACGCAGCCGACGAGCGCGACGACGAACATCGGCCAGCCCTCGGCGTCGGGCGGGTCGAGCAGACGCCGGATCGCCTCCACACCCACCACCGCGGCGAAGACGAGCAGGGTGATGCCGTTGAGCGCCGCGGAGAGGATCTCGGCGCGCTTCCAGCCGTAGGTCCACTGGCCGTGCGCCGGGCGCGCGGCCAGCCGCATCGCCCACAGCGCCGCCGCGATCGCCCCGACGTCGGTGAGCATGTGGCCGGCATCGGCCAGCAGCGCGAGCGAGTTCGCGAGGATCGCGACCGTCACCTCGCCGAGCAGGAACACACCCAGGAGCGACATCGCGGCGATCAGGTAGCGCCGGTCCGCCGCAGGTGAGATGTGGTCATGATCATGGCCCATGTTCATCGATCCTAGGCCGGAAATCCGGTTCTCGGCGGAGCCGACGCGTGGCAGGGTGGCCGGCATGTCGCTCGCCGAGAACTTCCTGTCGCTGCACCTGCCCGGACGCCCGCTGCTGATGCCCAACGCCTGGGACGCAGGCTCGGCGAAGGTCCTCGCGTCGCTGGGCTTCCAGGCGCTGGCCACGACCAGCAGCGGGTACGCCGCGACCCTGGGCCGCCTCGACGGCCAGGTCACCCGCGACGAGGTCATCGCCCACGCGACCGTGCTGGTCGACGCGGTCGAGGTGCCGGTCTCGGCCGACCTGGAGGCCGGCTTCGCGGCCACCACCGCCGAGGTCGAGGAGACCTTCCGGCTCGCCGTGGCCGCCGGTCTGGCGGGCGGGTCCATCGAGGACTACGCCGGGCTGGAGAAGGACACGATCTACCCCGTCGAGGAGGCCGCCGAGCGGGTCGCCGCGGCCGCCGCTGCCGCCGGGGACGGCTTCGTCCTCACCGCCCGCGCCGAGAACCACATCCGCGGCCACGACGATCTCGACGACACGATCGCCCGTCTCCAGGCCTACCAGGAGGCCGGCGCCGACGTGCTCTTCGCGCCGGGCGTGATCGCCCTCGAGGATGTACGCCGCCTGGTCGACGCCGTCGACCGCCCGGTCAACGTCCTGCTCCTGCCGGGAGGCCCGTCGGTCCCGGAGCTGGCCGAGGCGGGTGCTGCCCGGATCTCGGTCGGCGGCGCGTTCGCCTTCGCCGCGCTCGGTGCCGTCAAGCGCGCCGCGGAGGAGCTGCTCGGCACCGGCACCACCGGATACTCGGAGCTGGCGGCCGAGGGTGCCAAGGCGTTTCGCAGCGCTGGTTGACTGGCCCCGTGACCGATGAGCTGAGGGTGGTGCGCGCGGGCTTCGCGCCGATCAAGGGGACCAGGCACCTGGCCCACGACCGGTTGGTGCTCGACGCCCAGGGGGCGGTCGGAGACCGCGTGTTCGCGCTGGTGTCGGTCGATCCGGTCGACCCGGCGCGCGGCCGGGTGCTGCGCACCGTCCAGAACCCGTCGCTGATCGCGGTGCGCGCATTGCTGGTCGGTGACCGGCTCGAGGTCGAGCTCCCCGGTGGGGAGAGCGCCGCAGCGGAGCCGGTGGCGACGGGGGAGAGCATCACCTGTGACTACTGGGGCCGCGAGGTCGAGCTCGAGCTGGTCGGCGGGCCGCACGCGGACCTGTTCTCGCGGTGGCTCGACCGGCCGGTGCGGCTGGCCCGCGCCCGTCGCGGTGACGTCGTCTTTGCCGGCGCGGTGTCGCTGGTGACCACC from Nocardioides luteus includes:
- a CDS encoding cation diffusion facilitator family transporter; translated protein: MNMGHDHDHISPAADRRYLIAAMSLLGVFLLGEVTVAILANSLALLADAGHMLTDVGAIAAALWAMRLAARPAHGQWTYGWKRAEILSAALNGITLLVFAAVVGVEAIRRLLDPPDAEGWPMFVVALVGCVVNVIAAALMARANRTSLNVEGAYQHVLSDLYGFIGTLVAAVVILLTGWTRADPVASLVVVALMTYAGVCLLRDSGRILLEGAPAEVVVEDLRQHLLEVEDVVDVHDLHAWTVTSGLPTVSAHLTLRPECFLDGSAPKVLDRVQACLAGHFDVEHSTFQLEPETHLAHEPGMH
- a CDS encoding isocitrate lyase/PEP mutase family protein, translating into MSLAENFLSLHLPGRPLLMPNAWDAGSAKVLASLGFQALATTSSGYAATLGRLDGQVTRDEVIAHATVLVDAVEVPVSADLEAGFAATTAEVEETFRLAVAAGLAGGSIEDYAGLEKDTIYPVEEAAERVAAAAAAAGDGFVLTARAENHIRGHDDLDDTIARLQAYQEAGADVLFAPGVIALEDVRRLVDAVDRPVNVLLLPGGPSVPELAEAGAARISVGGAFAFAALGAVKRAAEELLGTGTTGYSELAAEGAKAFRSAG
- a CDS encoding MOSC domain-containing protein translates to MTDELRVVRAGFAPIKGTRHLAHDRLVLDAQGAVGDRVFALVSVDPVDPARGRVLRTVQNPSLIAVRALLVGDRLEVELPGGESAAAEPVATGESITCDYWGREVELELVGGPHADLFSRWLDRPVRLARARRGDVVFAGAVSLVTTASLADLARQTGQDAMDAARFRPTLVVETDEPYVEDTWLGREVRAGGATLRIGVPIPRCAVIDSHPETGERDVRVLKTLASHRPLNRAGEPAFGVFAEVLTPGAVSVASLP